The genomic window CTGGCGAAAGGATTATAATACTGTCAGGCCGCATAGCTCATTGGGCGGCTTGGCACCCCAGGATTTCATAGAACTAGCCGGAAGACGCTAAGATGCAGATGGCACTAAGAATGGGGTAAGGTCACGAACGCCCCAGCGCGCAGAGCGCGCCGATATCCAGGATAGCGCCGATGTCCGTCATGACGTCCAGGTCTTCCGGCTTGCCCCGGCCGCGGACAATGCGGTCGAGGATTTCGCTGAGCTTGCTTAATCCCTCGCGGCAGGGGACGCACTTGCCGCAGGACTCGCCCTTGAGGAACTCGATAAAGTAGCGGGCCACGTCCACCATGCAGGTGTCCTCGTCCATGACGATAATGCCGCCGGAGCCCATCATCGAGCCGAGCTTGGTCAGCTCGTCGAAGTCCACCGGCGTGTCCAGGTACTGCTCCGGGATACAGCCGCCGGACGGCCCGCCGGTCTGCACGGCTTTAAACTTTTTGCCTCCCGGTATCCCCCCGCCGATATCGTAAATCATCTCCCGCAAGGTAATGCCGAAGGGCACCTCCACCAGGCCGGAGTTGTTGATTTTGCCCACCAGGGAAAAGACCATGGTGCCCTTGCTGCCGGCGGTGCCTATTTTAGCGTACCAGTCCGCCCCGCGGTTGATAATCAGCGGCACGTTGGCCCAGGTCTTGACATTGTTCAGCAGGCTGGGCCGGTCCCAGAGCCCCTTTTCCGCCATGTGGGTGTACTTGGCCCTGGGTTCGCCGATTTTCCCCTCCAAAGAAGCTATCAGGGCGCTGGACTCGCCGCAGACAAAAGCCCCGCCCCCCTTGTTGATGGTGATATGGAAGCTGAAGCCGGAGCCCAGGATATCATCCCCGAGCAGCCCGTACTCCAGGGCCTGCTTGATGGCCTGGCGGGCGTGCTCCACCGCCAGGGGGTATTCATTGCGGACATAGATGTAGCCCTGGCTGGAGCCGATAGTGTAAGCCCCGATAATCATCCCCTCGATAACGCTGTGGGGATTACCCTCTAAAATACTGCGGTCCTGGTACGAGCCGGGGTCGCCTTCATCCGCGTTGCAGATAACGTACTTGATATCGCCTTCGGCGTCCATGCAGGACTGCCACTTACGCGCGGTAGGGAAGCCGCCGCCGCCCCGCCCGCGTAGGCCGGCGCGTTTGATTTCATCCAGGATTTGCGGCGGGGTCATGGTCAACAGCGCCTTGCCCAGGGCGGCGTACCCCCCGGCGGCGAGGTACTGGTCTATCTCCCGCGGGTCTATTTCCCCGTTGGCGCCCAGCAGCAGGCGGGTCTGTTTGTTATAAAAAGGAACATCCGTTTCACGGGTGATTTTTTTGCCGGTGGCGGGGTCAGTGTAAAGCAGCCGCTCCACCACTTTACCGGCGGCGATGGTCTCCGCGAGTATTTCCGGCACGTCTTCCGGTTTGACGTGCTGGTAGAAAATGCGCTCCGGGCCGATGACCACCACCGGGCCCCGCTCGCAGAAGCCGTGGCAGCCCGTCTCTTTAAAGTCCACTTTCACCTTGAGCCCGTTTTTGGCTATCTCTTCGCGGAAAGCTTTGACCACTGCCTCGGCGCCG from Dehalococcoidales bacterium includes these protein-coding regions:
- a CDS encoding NADH-ubiquinone oxidoreductase-F iron-sulfur binding region domain-containing protein: MPEKQSTLLKKKLNSAADLETLRRALLAAKDKSRVNIAVCGGTGCRASGAEAVVKAFREEIAKNGLKVKVDFKETGCHGFCERGPVVVIGPERIFYQHVKPEDVPEILAETIAAGKVVERLLYTDPATGKKITRETDVPFYNKQTRLLLGANGEIDPREIDQYLAAGGYAALGKALLTMTPPQILDEIKRAGLRGRGGGGFPTARKWQSCMDAEGDIKYVICNADEGDPGSYQDRSILEGNPHSVIEGMIIGAYTIGSSQGYIYVRNEYPLAVEHARQAIKQALEYGLLGDDILGSGFSFHITINKGGGAFVCGESSALIASLEGKIGEPRAKYTHMAEKGLWDRPSLLNNVKTWANVPLIINRGADWYAKIGTAGSKGTMVFSLVGKINNSGLVEVPFGITLREMIYDIGGGIPGGKKFKAVQTGGPSGGCIPEQYLDTPVDFDELTKLGSMMGSGGIIVMDEDTCMVDVARYFIEFLKGESCGKCVPCREGLSKLSEILDRIVRGRGKPEDLDVMTDIGAILDIGALCALGRS